In the genome of Aspergillus flavus chromosome 8, complete sequence, one region contains:
- a CDS encoding uncharacterized protein (expressed protein), whose product MRLTEALRDTLRTSQLESLHLDIQVRIKAMEFNKNALEEELSRKLEAIQRQREELDKKEVEVLCISI is encoded by the coding sequence ATGAGACTGACGGAAGCTTTGCGGGATACACTGCGCACGTCACAACTGGAGAGTCTTCATCTCGATATTCAAGTCAGGATCAAGGCGATGGAGTTTAACAAGAACGCCCTTGAAGAGGAACTCAGTCGTAAGTTGGAAGCCATACAGCGGCAACGAGAAGAACTGGACAAGAAGGAGGTAGAAGTTCTATGCATATCAATATAG